ACCGAGCTGCTGCTGGAGAAGGGCTACGAGGTGCACGGCATCATCCGGCGTGCGAGCAGCTTCAACACGGGGCGGATCGACCACCTGTACCGCGATCCGCACCTGGACGGAGTACGGTTGTTCCTGCACTACGGAGACCTGACCGATTCGTCGAACCTGAGCCGCCTGATCGAGAAGATCCAACCCTCCGAAATTTACAACCTCGGCGCGCAGAGTCACGTGCAGGTGAGTTTCGAGGTTCCGGAGTACACGGCGGAGACCGATGCGATCGGGACTTTGCGGTTGCTGGACGCGATCAAGGAGACCGGGGTTCCGGCGCGGTTTTACCAGGCATCGACCTCCGAACTCTACGGCAAGGTGCAGGAGGTTCCGCAGAGCGAGACGACGCCGTTCTATCCGCGCAGTCCGTACGCGGTTGCAAAGCAGTACGGCTTCTGGATCACGAAGAATTACCGGGAAGCGTACAACCTTCACGCCAGCAATGGGATATTGTTCAACCACGAGTCTCCGCGGCGGGGCGAGACCTTCGTGACGCGCAAGATCACGATGGCGGTGGCGCGGATTCACCGCGGATTGCAGGAGTGCTTCTACATGGGTAACATCGATGCGCGGCGCGACTGGGGGTATGCGAAGGACTACGTGAAGATGATGTGGATGATGCTGCAGCAGGAAGTTCCTGACGACTATGTGGTTGCAACCGGAGAAATGCATACGGTTCGTGAGTTCATCGAAAGGAGCTTCGCCCGGGTCGGGCGCGGCATCGAATGGAAGGGGGCCGGCGTTGACGAAACCGGCATCGACACGACGACCGGAAAAACGGTGGTCCGGATCGATCCGCGCTATTTCCGGCCGGCCGAAGTCGAGCAGCTGCTCGGCAACCCGGCCAGGGCGAAGGAGAAGCTCGGCTGGGAGCCGGAAGTGAAGTTCGAAGAACTGGTGAAAATCATGGTTGACGGCGACCTGCGGCTGCTGGACAACCCGAATTACGAGATCGGGTTCTGAACATGATCGACAAAAACGCGAAAATTTTCATCTGCGGCCACCGCGGCATGGTCGGCAGCGCCTGCGTGCGGAAGTTTGAAAAAGAGGGCTACTCGAACATTCTGAAACGCACCCGAGCCGAACTCGATCTGCGCAATCAGCTTGCGGTGAAGGAGTTCTTCGATGCCGAACAGCCGGACTACGTGATTCTGGCCGGAGCGAAGGTCGGCGGAATCATGGCGAATAAGACGCATTGCGCGGAATTCCTGCTTGAGAACCTCGAGATCCAGAACAATGTGATCATGCAGAGTTACCTGCACGGAGTCAGGAAGTTCTGCTTTCTCGGCTCGAGCTGCATCTATCCGTGCCGTGCGCCGCAGCCGATCAGAGAGGAGTATCTGCTGACCGGGCCGCTGGAGCCGACCAACGAAGGTTACGCGCTGGCCAAGATCGCCGGGTACAAACTCTGCCTCTATTTGAGCCGGCAGTACGGCTGGAACACGGTGAGCCTGATGCCGTGCAACCTCTACGGAACCAACGACAACTACGATCCGGAGAACAGCCATGTGTTTCCGGCCTTCGTGCGGCGTTTCGTGACGGCTGCGCGGGAGAACCGGGCCGTGGAAGTGGTCTGGGGAACCGGTGCTCCGCTGCGGGAGTTCCTGCACGTGGACGACGTGGCGAATGCGGTCTATTATTTCATGCAGAACCACAATGACCCGGAGGTCGTCAACATCGGCAGCGGCAGCGACATCACCATCAGGGAGCTGGCCGGAAAGATCGCCGCGGCGGCGGGATTCAGAGGAGAAATCAGGTGGGACGCCTCCAGACCCGACGGCATGTACCGCAAACTTATGGATTCGAGCAAAGCGCGAAAGCTTGGCTGGAAACCGGAAATCACCATCGACGAAGGCATTAGAAGAACCATTCAAGAATATAAGGACGGTATATCGAAATGAAACGAATCGCATTGGTCGGCTGCGGCCGTATTTCCAAACGGCACATGGAAGCCATTACCGCCACTCCGGGCGTCGAAATTGCTTATGTCTGCGACAAGAAGGAAGAGCGGGCGCGGGCGGCCGCTGAACAGCTTAAGATTCCATATGTGACCGATTACCGGGAATTAAAGGGAAAGGGGCTTGATGTTATCAGTGTGCTGACTCCTTCGGGACTTCATCCTCGTCATGTTTCGAATATCGCCGAATTGACGGATGCGCCTTACATTGTCTGCGAAAAGCCGTTATCGCTCACCCTGCGGGAAGCATACGAGGTTTACCGTCGTGTCGAAAAGGCCGGGAAAACGCTGCTGCCGGTTTTCCAGAATCGTTATAATCCGCTGGTAAGGGAAATCAAGAGCCTGATTGACTCCGGCCGCCTTGGAAAGCTGTACCAGTTCGTCTGCAACGTGCTTTGGAACCGCAACGACGATTATTACAGCATTGACTGGCATGGAACGCGCGAGTTTGACGGCGGCGTCATGTATACGCAGGCGAGCCATTACGTGGATATGGTGCATTTCTTTTTCGGTGAGCTGGCTTTCAGTCGCGGTCTGGGCGGTTCGTTGCGGAATCTGGAGACGCAGGATACCGTGTCGGCTGTATTGCAGTTCAGGAATGGGACCGTTGGCACCATCAATGCGACGGTCAGCGTGTACCGGAGCAATTTTATGACGGAGTTTACGCTGATCGCCGAAAAAGGAACCATCCGGCTGTCCGGCACGAATTTGAATCAGATCGACTTCTGGGATGTGGAAGGAGTTGAAAAACCGGATATGGATTTCAAACTCGACCATCAGTACGGGAAGGGACACAACACGTTGTATGAATACATCGCTTCCGGTCGTTGGGAGATGTTTCCCTCCCGGGAGGATGTGCTCTCCGGCATTCGCCTGATGGAAATGATCTCTTACTGATCTGGCGCAATGAGAATCATTACGATTGTCGGTGCCCGCCCGCAGTTTATCAAGGCGGCAATTCTGTCCCGTGCGCTGCGTGGATGCCATGAGGAGATTCTGATTCACACCGGACAGCACTTTGATGCGAATATGTCCACTGTATTTTTTGATGAGCTGGAAATTTCCGCTCCGAAATACAACCTCGGGATCTCCGGAGAGACACATGGCGTCATGACCGGTAAAATGCTGATCGCCATTGAAGAGGTTCTGGTTCGGGAACGGCCCGATGCCGTGCTGCTGTACGGCGACACCAACTCCACCGTGGCCGGGGCGCTGGCAGCTGTGAAGCTGCGCATTCCGCTGATTCATGTTGAGGCCGGGAACAGGCTCGGGACGCTGGACAACCCGGAAGAGGTCAATCGGATTACTACCGATCATCTTTCGACGCTGTTGTTTTGCGCCTCGGATTCCGCAAAGTCGTTTCTGGACCGGGAGGGCCTGGGAGCCCGGGCCTATACCGTCGGCAATGTGATGTATGACGCTTTTCTCTACTTCGGGAAGAGAGCGGCGGAGCAGAAAAGAACGCCGGTTGATTACAACAGCATGCCGATCACAATGCCGGATAGATACTGTTATTTGACCTGTCATCGGGCGGAAAATACCTCCGACGAAGCTTTGACTGAGATTTTCAGAGCGGTATCAAGCCTCGACTATCCGACGATTTATCCTGTGCATCCGCGCAATCGGGAGCGGGCGCTGCGAATCGGAAAGAGTTTCCCGAAGGTGATATTGATTCCGCCAGTCGGTTATCTGGAATCCGTACGGTTGACCGGGCAGGCAGAGCGGATTGTCACTGATTCCGGTGGCCTCCAATGCGAGGCGTTTTATGCCGGTGTGCCGTGTGTGACGGTGTTCCACCATGTGGTCTGGCCGGAAACGCTGGCCGGCAATCGTAACCAGATGGCGCCTCCGGTGGCTGCGGAAATCATGAAGAAATTTACGGTCGTTCCGCATATCGATCCGGAATATCGCCCTTTCGGCGATGGCCATGCCTGTCAGAAAATTGTAAAAATTCTAAATGAAAAATTGAATTTATGAGTGATTTTTTTGTGCATGAATCCGCCTATGTCGATGAGGACGTCACTATCGGCAGCGGAACAAAAATCTGGCATTTCTGCCATGTTCAGAGCGGCGCGAGAATCGGGTGCGGGTGCATTCTCGGCCAGAATGTCAATATCGCCAATGACGTTGCAATCGGCAACAATGTCAAGATTCAGAACAATGTGGCAGTCTACACCGGGACCGTTGTGGAAGATGATGTGTTTCTCGGACCCAGTTGCGTGCTGACTAATGTAACCAATCCCCGCAGTCAGGTGAAACGCCATTCGCTGTATGAAAGAATTCTGATTCGGCGTGGAGCGAGTATCGGCGCCAATGCCACGATTGTTTGCGGAATCAGCATCGGCCGCTACGCTTTCATCGCGGCGGGAGCGGTCGTGACCCGGGATGTTCCTGATTATGCGATGATCGTCGGCGTGCCGGGGCGGCAGACCGCATGGGTCAGCCGTCATGGTCACTGTCTTAAAAATCCGGACGCAGACGGGATCATGATTTGCCCGGAAAGCGGTTTCCGGTACAGGGAAGTTGCTCAAGGGATCGTCCGCTGCCTCGATCTGGATGAGGAGGCTCCGCTCCCGCCTGAGCTGGCGGTCGGGAAATATACCTACGATGAGTTTAAGGAAAAATGACAAATGCAGTTCATCGATTTGCACACGCAGTATAAACGGCATGAGGAGACCATCGACAAAGCCGTGAAAAGAGTCCTGGAGGATGGGCATTATATCGGAGGACGGGAAGTCGGGGAACTGGAAAGTACTTTGGCCGCTTTCGTTGGGCGCCGGCATGCAATCGCCTGTGCCAATGGGACCGATGCATTGAAAATCGTGCTGATGGCAAAGGGAATCGGACCCGGTGATGCGGTGTTTACGACGCCATTCACTTTCTTCGCCACGGCGGAGGTGGTCGGTAATCTCGGAGCAACCCCGGTTTTTGTCGACATTGATGAGAAAACTTATAATATTGATCCGGCAAAGCTGGATGAGGCGATCGGAAAGGTAAAGAAGGCGGGAACGCTGGTCCCCCGGGCAGTCATTCCCGTGGACCTCTTCGGGCAGATCGCTGCTTTTGAGGCGATTGTACCGGTTGCGGAAAAGCATGGTTTATGGCTCCTGGAGGATGCGGCGCAATCTTTCGGAGCGCAACGCGGCGGCAGGCGTTCCTGTTCCTTCGGCCTGGCTTCAACGACGAGCTTTTTCCCCGCGAAGCCGCTCGGCTGTTACGGAGACGGGGGCATGATATTCACGGATGACGATGAACTTGCCGTGCTCTGCCGGTCAGTCGCGGTTCATGGCAAGGGGCGTGACAAATATGACAATGTCCGGCTTGGACTCAATTCACGCCTCGATACGAT
This DNA window, taken from Victivallis lenta, encodes the following:
- the gmd gene encoding GDP-mannose 4,6-dehydratase; translation: MKRALITGITGQDGSYLTELLLEKGYEVHGIIRRASSFNTGRIDHLYRDPHLDGVRLFLHYGDLTDSSNLSRLIEKIQPSEIYNLGAQSHVQVSFEVPEYTAETDAIGTLRLLDAIKETGVPARFYQASTSELYGKVQEVPQSETTPFYPRSPYAVAKQYGFWITKNYREAYNLHASNGILFNHESPRRGETFVTRKITMAVARIHRGLQECFYMGNIDARRDWGYAKDYVKMMWMMLQQEVPDDYVVATGEMHTVREFIERSFARVGRGIEWKGAGVDETGIDTTTGKTVVRIDPRYFRPAEVEQLLGNPARAKEKLGWEPEVKFEELVKIMVDGDLRLLDNPNYEIGF
- a CDS encoding GDP-L-fucose synthase family protein is translated as MDKNAKIFICGHRGMVGSACVRKFEKEGYSNILKRTRAELDLRNQLAVKEFFDAEQPDYVILAGAKVGGIMANKTHCAEFLLENLEIQNNVIMQSYLHGVRKFCFLGSSCIYPCRAPQPIREEYLLTGPLEPTNEGYALAKIAGYKLCLYLSRQYGWNTVSLMPCNLYGTNDNYDPENSHVFPAFVRRFVTAARENRAVEVVWGTGAPLREFLHVDDVANAVYYFMQNHNDPEVVNIGSGSDITIRELAGKIAAAAGFRGEIRWDASRPDGMYRKLMDSSKARKLGWKPEITIDEGIRRTIQEYKDGISK
- a CDS encoding Gfo/Idh/MocA family protein, coding for MKRIALVGCGRISKRHMEAITATPGVEIAYVCDKKEERARAAAEQLKIPYVTDYRELKGKGLDVISVLTPSGLHPRHVSNIAELTDAPYIVCEKPLSLTLREAYEVYRRVEKAGKTLLPVFQNRYNPLVREIKSLIDSGRLGKLYQFVCNVLWNRNDDYYSIDWHGTREFDGGVMYTQASHYVDMVHFFFGELAFSRGLGGSLRNLETQDTVSAVLQFRNGTVGTINATVSVYRSNFMTEFTLIAEKGTIRLSGTNLNQIDFWDVEGVEKPDMDFKLDHQYGKGHNTLYEYIASGRWEMFPSREDVLSGIRLMEMISY
- the wecB gene encoding non-hydrolyzing UDP-N-acetylglucosamine 2-epimerase: MRIITIVGARPQFIKAAILSRALRGCHEEILIHTGQHFDANMSTVFFDELEISAPKYNLGISGETHGVMTGKMLIAIEEVLVRERPDAVLLYGDTNSTVAGALAAVKLRIPLIHVEAGNRLGTLDNPEEVNRITTDHLSTLLFCASDSAKSFLDREGLGARAYTVGNVMYDAFLYFGKRAAEQKRTPVDYNSMPITMPDRYCYLTCHRAENTSDEALTEIFRAVSSLDYPTIYPVHPRNRERALRIGKSFPKVILIPPVGYLESVRLTGQAERIVTDSGGLQCEAFYAGVPCVTVFHHVVWPETLAGNRNQMAPPVAAEIMKKFTVVPHIDPEYRPFGDGHACQKIVKILNEKLNL
- a CDS encoding acyltransferase — encoded protein: MSDFFVHESAYVDEDVTIGSGTKIWHFCHVQSGARIGCGCILGQNVNIANDVAIGNNVKIQNNVAVYTGTVVEDDVFLGPSCVLTNVTNPRSQVKRHSLYERILIRRGASIGANATIVCGISIGRYAFIAAGAVVTRDVPDYAMIVGVPGRQTAWVSRHGHCLKNPDADGIMICPESGFRYREVAQGIVRCLDLDEEAPLPPELAVGKYTYDEFKEK
- a CDS encoding DegT/DnrJ/EryC1/StrS family aminotransferase translates to MQFIDLHTQYKRHEETIDKAVKRVLEDGHYIGGREVGELESTLAAFVGRRHAIACANGTDALKIVLMAKGIGPGDAVFTTPFTFFATAEVVGNLGATPVFVDIDEKTYNIDPAKLDEAIGKVKKAGTLVPRAVIPVDLFGQIAAFEAIVPVAEKHGLWLLEDAAQSFGAQRGGRRSCSFGLASTTSFFPAKPLGCYGDGGMIFTDDDELAVLCRSVAVHGKGRDKYDNVRLGLNSRLDTIQAAILLEKFKIFPAELEARDEAARRYSTWLSGKVTTPFIEPGCCSAWAQYCVRSPRRGEMMAALKTEKIPTAVYYPVPLHKVTAFSYLSPVTLPVSEAVAQDIFALPMHPYLEVSEQKKIADVITSC